One genomic region from Leptospira montravelensis encodes:
- a CDS encoding PP2C family protein-serine/threonine phosphatase, producing the protein MNKSKIKTTNSLRFKIGLFYSLLALLNIIFFTVMIFENQSDLLLKNFQFQSENLANTILADIQTIGLTGARDENFEVFRKTLKLYEINKFTIFDSNGKTVLSEPELGPDKKVITESVLKKTKEVSSDKEGNLFKARYSLDLNESDFTVDFLLPIRLSNNEEVFLYTHFNISSIQDRLKQLYIQVGYAVLWGVVFHIIFAILVYRAIFKRVGSLEIASKDMATGNLKSRVNWEFKSNDELDSLGKSFNLMAEEIQNKVTTITRLNDEINQELQIGKEVQELFLPSVKKFKKFNIGKLYRPMREVSGDLYQYFQFPDNNFYGFFLADASGHGVSAALVTVVMAMSLQSIMKENHSAIQAINQLGEVIANRLQASFFATGVFVVFEEPGVVKFVNAGHNAPFIVRPSTKEITYVDSSGPPLGMGDDIQYSLESFPVLPGDKIVLYTDGVVETPIKEGGLFGLERFTEVVLNNVHLSNSEIVEKAMALLEEKHEEYKDDVTMIVLDVPE; encoded by the coding sequence GTGAACAAAAGCAAAATCAAAACGACGAATTCCCTACGCTTTAAGATTGGACTCTTTTATTCCCTTCTTGCCTTGCTCAATATCATCTTTTTTACTGTGATGATTTTTGAAAACCAATCCGATTTGCTTCTTAAAAATTTTCAATTTCAGTCAGAAAATCTGGCAAACACAATCCTTGCAGACATTCAAACCATTGGATTGACTGGAGCTAGGGATGAAAACTTTGAAGTCTTTCGAAAAACGCTCAAACTGTATGAAATAAACAAATTCACGATTTTTGATTCTAATGGCAAAACCGTGTTATCCGAACCTGAATTGGGCCCGGACAAAAAAGTCATCACAGAATCAGTCTTAAAAAAAACAAAAGAAGTATCTTCTGATAAAGAAGGCAATTTATTCAAAGCAAGATATAGTTTGGATTTAAACGAATCTGATTTTACTGTTGATTTTTTATTACCGATACGTCTTTCCAATAACGAAGAAGTTTTTTTATACACTCATTTTAATATCTCATCCATCCAGGATCGACTAAAACAGCTTTATATCCAAGTTGGATATGCTGTCCTCTGGGGAGTTGTGTTTCATATTATTTTTGCAATCCTTGTTTATCGAGCTATCTTCAAAAGAGTTGGATCTTTAGAAATTGCTTCAAAAGACATGGCTACTGGGAATTTAAAATCCAGGGTGAATTGGGAATTTAAGAGTAATGATGAGTTGGATAGTTTAGGTAAGTCATTTAACTTAATGGCAGAAGAAATACAAAACAAAGTAACAACAATTACTCGTCTCAACGATGAAATCAACCAAGAACTGCAGATTGGAAAAGAAGTACAAGAGTTGTTTTTGCCTTCCGTAAAAAAGTTTAAAAAGTTTAATATTGGAAAATTATACAGACCTATGAGAGAAGTCTCCGGAGATTTATACCAATACTTCCAATTCCCTGATAATAATTTTTATGGATTTTTTTTGGCGGATGCTTCCGGTCACGGAGTTTCTGCAGCTCTTGTAACGGTTGTTATGGCAATGTCACTTCAATCTATTATGAAAGAAAATCATTCTGCCATCCAAGCAATCAACCAACTGGGTGAGGTGATTGCCAATCGTCTTCAAGCGTCTTTTTTTGCAACAGGTGTATTTGTTGTTTTTGAAGAGCCTGGGGTGGTAAAATTTGTTAATGCTGGACACAATGCACCTTTTATTGTCCGTCCTTCCACAAAAGAAATTACCTATGTAGATAGTTCTGGCCCACCTTTGGGAATGGGTGATGATATCCAATATTCTTTGGAGTCTTTTCCAGTCCTTCCTGGTGATAAAATTGTATTATATACAGATGGTGTTGTAGAAACACCTATCAAGGAAGGGGGTCTTTTTGGATTAGAAAGATTTACGGAAGTAGTCCTAAACAATGTACATTTGTCTAACTCAGAAATTGTAGAAAAGGCAATGGCCTTACTCGAAGAAAAACATGAGGAATACAAGGATGATGTAACAATGATTGTCCTTGATGTACCGGAATGA
- a CDS encoding VWA domain-containing protein, with amino-acid sequence MFLDFFYNLRGESVPCSTGELIAFLESLRKLTDPSGYMSLDQLYRVGRLNFAKDLKFYDSYDLAFSKTFGTWKEQRIQFRDILFEWLEENIPKHLSDSEKLNAPNMSMEEVIEELKKRLAEQKERHDGGSKWVGTSGTSPFGNSGFNPNGISIGGNTEGEGSRSGVSLWNERKYKAYREDEILDTRSIQLALKELRFLKKEGRRELHVDKTIDRTCENGGEIELVEERERKNSLRLVLIMDIGGSMTPHSDRVSKLFSASRGLYHFKEVHNYFFHNIFHEYIYSNHEFQTRISLKQFEEKFRKNTKLIFVGDAYMAPYELMGTPYNPYAYHSSSSEEKQRKAKSGLESLKELVGYFPESVWLNPEPKRFWGAPTIEAIEDVVPMFPLTIEGLRKAVKRLI; translated from the coding sequence ATGTTTTTGGATTTTTTTTATAATCTACGAGGGGAGTCGGTTCCTTGTTCCACAGGCGAATTGATTGCCTTTCTTGAAAGTTTAAGGAAACTCACTGATCCTTCTGGCTATATGAGCCTAGACCAACTGTACAGGGTAGGTCGACTTAACTTTGCCAAAGATTTAAAATTTTATGATAGTTATGATCTTGCCTTCTCCAAAACCTTTGGAACCTGGAAAGAACAAAGAATTCAGTTTCGCGACATTCTTTTCGAGTGGTTAGAAGAAAATATTCCCAAACATTTAAGTGATTCCGAAAAACTAAATGCACCTAACATGAGCATGGAAGAGGTTATTGAGGAATTAAAAAAAAGATTAGCGGAACAAAAAGAACGCCATGATGGCGGAAGCAAATGGGTAGGAACATCGGGAACCTCACCTTTTGGTAATTCAGGTTTTAATCCGAATGGGATCTCCATTGGAGGCAATACAGAAGGAGAGGGAAGCCGTTCTGGTGTTAGTCTATGGAACGAAAGAAAATACAAAGCGTACCGCGAAGATGAAATTTTAGATACTAGATCCATCCAACTTGCTTTAAAAGAACTTAGATTTCTTAAAAAAGAAGGAAGAAGGGAACTCCATGTAGATAAAACCATTGATAGGACTTGTGAAAATGGAGGCGAAATAGAGCTCGTAGAAGAAAGAGAACGTAAAAATTCACTTCGTCTTGTACTCATTATGGATATTGGGGGAAGTATGACACCTCATTCCGACCGTGTGAGTAAACTATTTAGTGCCAGTCGTGGACTTTACCATTTCAAAGAAGTTCACAATTATTTTTTTCACAATATCTTTCATGAATATATATATTCAAATCATGAATTCCAAACCCGCATTTCGCTCAAACAATTTGAAGAAAAGTTTCGGAAAAACACAAAACTGATTTTTGTTGGAGATGCATATATGGCACCTTACGAGCTCATGGGAACACCTTACAATCCTTATGCGTATCATAGTTCCAGTTCTGAAGAAAAACAACGTAAGGCAAAAAGTGGACTGGAATCGTTAAAAGAATTAGTTGGATATTTCCCCGAATCAGTTTGGCTCAATCCCGAACCCAAACGATTTTGGGGAGCCCCCACAATTGAAGCGATTGAAGATGTGGTGCCAATGTTTCCATTAACCATTGAAGGTTTACGTAAGGCTGTAAAAAGGTTAATATAA
- a CDS encoding LB_137 family protein, translating into MVLGSNISFSTRFWATLFTCFIVISDTALFADKIRLKSGEVLNGKVVNVTASHVEWQDQGKRYKFLNTDVLGIDVGYDGLPACADYKTFGVEDCDLILTKLTKTSASFSKKSSPLELETVPVKKISTLKVNADSGLPMERYIETGVRGKWIFGDKEIFGIFKTLERGKITIETETKTLESFDPLDFNSFEIQNKSVIVKVIKEETPKVIPGYAPITEKRYGKAAFVFGGALLSGLGMLYEYNASVNAINKDIEYIPSGDGRVFIFANTLSTNNYDFHRQRFVIYSAVFTAIISYSLIDSFYLGNMETKKENANGVYLRPILDLKPNISRLGVMSQSFQKPNESLFYGFSFESRF; encoded by the coding sequence TTGGTTTTAGGCAGCAACATATCCTTCTCTACCCGTTTTTGGGCCACCCTTTTCACTTGTTTTATAGTCATTAGTGATACCGCCCTTTTTGCGGATAAGATCCGGCTAAAATCAGGGGAAGTACTGAATGGAAAAGTGGTGAATGTTACGGCCAGCCATGTGGAGTGGCAAGACCAAGGCAAACGTTATAAATTCTTAAATACTGATGTTTTGGGTATAGATGTCGGTTATGATGGCCTTCCCGCTTGTGCCGACTACAAAACATTCGGTGTAGAAGACTGCGATTTAATTCTCACCAAACTAACAAAAACATCTGCTAGTTTTTCTAAAAAAAGTAGTCCTTTGGAACTTGAGACTGTTCCAGTGAAAAAGATCTCAACTCTAAAAGTAAATGCTGATTCTGGACTTCCAATGGAACGTTATATTGAAACTGGTGTGCGAGGAAAATGGATTTTTGGAGACAAAGAAATATTTGGAATTTTTAAAACTTTAGAACGTGGAAAAATTACAATTGAGACTGAAACCAAAACTTTAGAATCGTTTGATCCATTGGATTTTAATTCTTTTGAGATCCAAAATAAATCAGTGATTGTTAAAGTGATCAAAGAAGAAACCCCCAAGGTCATTCCAGGTTATGCGCCCATCACAGAAAAACGTTATGGTAAAGCTGCCTTTGTTTTTGGAGGAGCATTACTTTCTGGGCTTGGAATGTTATATGAATACAATGCATCGGTAAATGCTATTAACAAAGATATAGAGTATATTCCATCCGGTGATGGAAGGGTTTTTATTTTTGCAAATACTCTCAGTACAAATAACTATGATTTTCATAGACAAAGGTTTGTTATCTATTCTGCAGTATTCACTGCTATAATATCCTATAGTTTGATAGATAGTTTTTATTTGGGAAATATGGAAACAAAAAAAGAAAACGCAAATGGAGTATATTTAAGACCTATTTTAGATTTGAAACCTAATATATCTCGGTTAGGTGTTATGAGCCAATCTTTTCAAAAACCAAACGAAAGTTTGTTTTACGGTTTTAGTTTCGAATCTCGTTTTTAA
- a CDS encoding AAA family ATPase: protein MADYILSEDLKEAVQVAEITKRPLLLKGEPGTGKTLLASFLAETKNLPLYRWHIKSTSLAKEGLYFYDAVSRLNDSRFPEEEAMLRVREVKNYIRLGALGEAFSQTNKTVVLIDEIDKADIEFPNDLLLELDKMEFFIPETKEHIVAKERPIVIITSNNEKELPDAFLRRCIFHYIEFPKREAMKEIIKAHYPSIQTEFMEKALAMFYSIRKIESLRKKPSTSELLDWIQVLLVSSENLETNKIPFAGTLFKSEEDYRVYLN, encoded by the coding sequence ATGGCTGATTACATCCTTTCTGAAGATCTGAAAGAAGCGGTCCAAGTGGCAGAAATTACAAAACGACCACTCCTCCTCAAAGGAGAGCCGGGGACAGGAAAAACCCTTCTTGCGAGTTTCCTTGCAGAAACCAAAAACCTCCCACTCTACAGATGGCATATCAAATCTACAAGTTTGGCAAAAGAAGGTTTGTATTTTTATGATGCAGTCTCAAGGCTGAATGACTCCCGGTTTCCAGAAGAAGAAGCCATGTTAAGAGTTAGGGAAGTTAAAAATTATATTCGACTGGGGGCTCTGGGAGAAGCGTTTTCACAAACCAACAAAACTGTTGTACTAATCGACGAAATTGATAAAGCCGACATTGAATTTCCAAACGACCTACTTCTAGAATTGGACAAAATGGAATTTTTCATTCCAGAAACCAAAGAACATATCGTAGCAAAAGAAAGACCGATTGTAATCATTACTTCAAATAACGAAAAGGAACTTCCTGATGCCTTTCTAAGGAGATGCATTTTTCATTACATTGAATTTCCTAAACGAGAAGCAATGAAAGAAATAATCAAAGCTCATTACCCCTCCATACAAACAGAATTTATGGAAAAAGCCCTAGCTATGTTTTATTCGATTCGAAAGATTGAAAGTCTCCGCAAAAAACCTTCTACAAGTGAACTACTAGATTGGATCCAAGTTCTTCTTGTTTCTTCAGAAAATTTAGAAACTAACAAAATTCCTTTTGCAGGAACCTTATTTAAATCGGAAGAAGACTACCGAGTTTATTTGAACTAA
- a CDS encoding STAS domain-containing protein, whose protein sequence is MNFTTKQVKNHTVVTLEGSLDIYSAPALKKELHKIIDDGAESVAIDMVNIKLLDSSGIALLANLQKKLKSEEGQFFLLNVSQDVMVILKLSSLDKFFTILAGESELP, encoded by the coding sequence ATGAATTTCACAACAAAACAAGTTAAAAATCATACAGTTGTTACTCTAGAGGGTTCCCTCGATATTTACTCTGCACCCGCACTTAAAAAAGAACTCCATAAAATCATCGATGACGGGGCGGAATCAGTAGCAATTGATATGGTGAATATCAAACTATTGGATTCTTCAGGAATTGCTTTGCTTGCGAATCTACAAAAGAAACTAAAGTCAGAAGAAGGTCAGTTTTTTCTACTCAATGTCAGCCAGGATGTTATGGTAATTTTGAAATTGTCCAGTTTGGACAAATTCTTCACTATCCTTGCTGGAGAATCGGAACTTCCTTAA
- a CDS encoding EAL domain-containing protein: MGSPISVLILENDSNSVFDLVREMKANGLSPLYRVVESYPSWETTVHEEDWDAIICSTREPFHSEIPIYLQYLNDKKIDIPVILLSDPEDFAKNLSYMKSGVNDLIDRKNLLRLTEVLERERRELVYRKEKNTTEIFLYQSLKEIQLQKFALDQANIVSITDANGIITYVNDAFTKATGYTTSELIGQNHRILKSADKTKEDWAKIWETIQRGKVWRGEIRNLKKDGGDYWADTTIVPFTRQDGSIFQYIAIHHDISDRKLAEQQLTHDAFYDNLTGLPNRALFLARIEQKIFAYNAKNTGYPILFCINIDNFKRINHSLGNEAGDQILVIFSERLKQFSDNDAIITRLGADNFSILLTHLLAIDEGISYAMRLLERLGDPIPLGGYEIYLTASCGISAFGLGGKDADVLLRNAEIAMFHAKSQKVGTVSVFNQAMQEKIHFQLEIQNDLKKALTHNEIFVFYQPILDLKENRIGHWEALVRWRHPQRGMVSPAEFIPLAEDSGLIVPITKFVLEQAANVIEEVQIKQGLPISIAVNLSPQVFFDQNIFHWIVDLHNRRGIPYTSLQVEITESLAMKNLSETVPILSNLIDIGVKVALDDFGTGFSSLSYLEKLPLSIVKIDKSFLSNVEEGSKESFLLISIINMAHDLGYSVVAEGVEELEQLELLRSYECDKIQGYWLSKPIGSEEVIPFIKQFYSNQEKK; this comes from the coding sequence ATGGGCAGTCCAATCAGCGTTCTAATACTAGAAAACGATTCTAACAGTGTATTTGATTTAGTGAGGGAAATGAAGGCAAATGGCCTGAGTCCTCTTTACCGAGTGGTTGAGTCATACCCTTCCTGGGAAACTACCGTCCACGAAGAAGATTGGGATGCCATCATTTGCAGCACACGGGAACCGTTTCACTCAGAGATACCAATATACTTACAGTATCTTAACGATAAAAAAATTGACATCCCGGTCATACTGTTAAGTGACCCGGAAGATTTTGCAAAAAACTTGAGTTATATGAAATCGGGAGTCAATGACCTCATTGATCGCAAAAACCTACTTCGCCTAACGGAAGTTCTAGAAAGGGAAAGGAGAGAGCTGGTATACAGAAAAGAAAAAAATACAACAGAAATCTTTTTATACCAATCTTTAAAAGAAATCCAACTTCAGAAATTTGCATTGGACCAAGCAAATATTGTGTCCATTACAGATGCAAATGGCATCATCACTTACGTAAATGATGCCTTTACTAAAGCCACTGGATATACAACTTCTGAACTTATTGGTCAAAACCACCGAATCCTAAAATCAGCAGATAAAACCAAAGAAGATTGGGCAAAAATTTGGGAAACCATCCAAAGAGGAAAAGTTTGGCGCGGAGAAATTCGAAATTTAAAAAAAGACGGTGGTGACTATTGGGCAGATACAACGATTGTTCCTTTTACACGCCAAGATGGATCCATATTTCAATATATAGCAATTCATCATGACATTTCCGATAGAAAGCTTGCCGAACAACAGTTAACCCATGATGCATTCTATGATAATTTAACAGGACTTCCTAATAGAGCTTTGTTTCTTGCTCGCATTGAACAAAAAATTTTCGCCTACAATGCAAAAAACACAGGTTATCCAATTTTATTTTGTATCAATATAGATAACTTCAAAAGAATTAATCATTCACTTGGAAATGAAGCTGGAGATCAAATCTTAGTTATTTTTTCCGAACGACTAAAACAATTTTCTGACAACGATGCTATTATCACGAGACTAGGTGCAGATAATTTTTCGATTTTACTCACGCATCTTTTGGCCATTGATGAAGGTATTAGTTATGCCATGAGACTACTCGAAAGATTAGGAGATCCTATTCCACTTGGTGGATACGAAATATATTTAACTGCATCTTGCGGAATCTCAGCCTTTGGACTTGGTGGAAAGGATGCCGATGTACTTTTACGAAATGCAGAAATTGCTATGTTTCATGCCAAATCTCAAAAAGTAGGAACGGTATCTGTATTCAACCAAGCCATGCAGGAGAAAATCCATTTCCAATTAGAAATTCAAAATGATTTAAAAAAAGCCCTAACTCATAATGAAATCTTTGTTTTTTACCAACCTATTTTAGATTTAAAGGAGAATAGAATAGGACATTGGGAGGCGTTGGTTCGATGGCGACACCCCCAAAGAGGGATGGTTTCCCCAGCGGAATTTATCCCTCTGGCTGAAGATTCAGGTTTAATTGTTCCAATCACAAAATTTGTATTAGAACAAGCAGCAAATGTCATTGAAGAAGTGCAAATCAAACAAGGTCTACCCATCTCCATTGCGGTTAATTTAAGTCCTCAAGTGTTTTTTGATCAGAATATTTTTCATTGGATTGTGGATCTACACAATCGAAGAGGAATTCCATACACCTCTCTACAAGTGGAAATCACCGAAAGTTTAGCGATGAAAAATCTTTCCGAAACTGTTCCCATTCTTTCCAATCTCATTGATATTGGAGTTAAAGTTGCCTTGGATGATTTCGGAACGGGTTTCTCATCACTATCTTATTTAGAAAAACTACCGTTATCAATTGTCAAAATTGATAAATCTTTCCTCAGTAATGTGGAGGAAGGATCTAAAGAAAGTTTTTTATTAATTTCTATTATCAATATGGCACATGACCTTGGTTATTCGGTAGTAGCGGAAGGAGTGGAAGAGTTGGAACAATTAGAACTCCTCAGGTCCTATGAATGCGATAAAATACAAGGTTATTGGTTATCCAAACCCATTGGAAGCGAAGAAGTGATCCCTTTTATAAAACAATTCTATTCAAACCAGGAAAAAAAATGA
- a CDS encoding amidohydrolase, giving the protein MAVIKIAIYQKNLHKRISNEEISKIQQTKAHFLILPEGFPHFFQSESPENASKHEKEYQDHLLEISESFSGVILGGSHYRKNEEGNLVCALPILQSLVLVDFYEKKSPSSAKEPGVLPGKTESIFIMGGLRFGLLVGEDLENASIWDEFKKEDIEIVFYLSHTDEKRSYEEDLIYFAALAKEKAVHLIRVCGSSDGKPARSLYASPSGINWKVGKIEEDKDVLKTLSVNVMRSYLL; this is encoded by the coding sequence ATGGCAGTCATCAAAATCGCAATCTACCAAAAGAACTTACATAAACGAATTAGTAATGAAGAAATTTCCAAAATCCAACAAACAAAAGCTCACTTTTTAATTTTACCCGAAGGTTTCCCCCACTTTTTCCAAAGTGAATCACCTGAAAATGCATCCAAACATGAGAAGGAATACCAAGATCATTTATTAGAAATTTCTGAATCTTTTTCCGGAGTGATTCTTGGCGGAAGCCATTATAGAAAAAACGAAGAAGGTAATTTAGTTTGTGCCTTACCCATTCTTCAATCTTTGGTTTTAGTTGATTTTTATGAAAAAAAGTCCCCTTCTTCTGCCAAAGAGCCTGGTGTGTTACCAGGGAAAACGGAATCCATTTTTATTATGGGAGGCCTTCGTTTTGGACTCCTTGTTGGTGAAGATTTAGAAAATGCATCCATTTGGGATGAATTTAAAAAAGAAGATATAGAAATTGTTTTTTATTTATCTCATACAGATGAAAAGCGTTCTTATGAAGAAGATCTTATTTATTTTGCCGCATTGGCAAAAGAAAAAGCAGTTCATTTAATTCGTGTTTGTGGATCCTCTGATGGAAAACCAGCTAGAAGTCTTTATGCTTCTCCTTCAGGAATCAATTGGAAAGTGGGAAAAATTGAAGAAGACAAAGATGTATTAAAAACTTTGTCAGTGAATGTGATGAGAAGTTACCTATTATAA
- a CDS encoding PrsW family intramembrane metalloprotease — translation MITQISIPSLVILLINFLTLGFYYSFYRFHFYRFTESFLQYTALAFSIFSAGIAIGLQAFLLVWIPFTSPFWNAFIHSALIEEFAKLLGIYLFFRKNQDEFTVTDGIFYGLVLGGGFGLVENILYYINTGLWSQVLRSITALPIHMMNGGLIGAYLMMFLFHKNPVFKWGKILFGFVICVGIHGLYNLSLLQDINLLFILPICILSLFFLLELTIAKSRILVPGHILKVMNMSMEEYEILSRHNRHEGWIQNIQKHISTSGIKLLQYPNMRHSILTAFFFVPGILSIYLLFNSPDWISHKFPDLALQDYFALFVLYPMILSLMFFFAGIINPYFFRDRMLEVPLFSSVDLHTKNDEENSAIFHIQANMFYLPTSQMFQENTKVKFDLWLGLQCFVGLSGTILWCKENEEGNCGAMCQLDKIPYSFLIKWHFLRFKQNFKNLFLRKSIV, via the coding sequence ATGATCACTCAAATTTCTATTCCTAGCTTGGTCATTTTACTCATTAACTTTCTGACTTTAGGATTTTATTATTCCTTTTATCGATTTCATTTTTATCGATTTACAGAATCATTTTTACAATATACGGCGCTTGCGTTTTCTATTTTTAGTGCGGGCATTGCTATAGGTTTGCAAGCTTTTCTTTTGGTTTGGATTCCATTTACTAGCCCTTTTTGGAATGCATTCATTCATTCTGCCCTTATCGAAGAGTTTGCAAAACTACTTGGAATTTACCTTTTTTTTAGAAAAAACCAGGATGAATTTACGGTTACCGATGGTATTTTTTATGGATTAGTGTTAGGCGGTGGTTTTGGCCTAGTAGAAAACATTTTATACTATATCAACACGGGCCTTTGGTCGCAAGTCCTTCGGTCGATCACTGCATTACCAATCCATATGATGAATGGCGGACTCATTGGAGCGTATCTAATGATGTTTTTATTTCACAAAAATCCAGTTTTTAAATGGGGAAAGATACTTTTTGGTTTTGTCATTTGTGTTGGCATACATGGTTTATACAATCTTTCCTTATTACAAGATATCAATTTACTTTTCATTCTTCCCATTTGTATACTTTCTCTATTCTTTTTATTGGAACTAACCATTGCAAAATCTAGAATCCTTGTTCCAGGACATATTCTGAAAGTAATGAATATGAGTATGGAAGAATATGAAATCCTAAGCCGGCACAACAGACACGAAGGATGGATTCAAAATATTCAAAAACATATATCTACTTCTGGGATTAAACTATTACAATATCCTAATATGAGACATTCCATTCTTACTGCTTTCTTTTTTGTTCCAGGTATTCTTTCTATTTACCTACTATTTAATTCACCAGATTGGATCTCTCATAAGTTTCCTGATTTAGCACTTCAAGATTATTTTGCCTTGTTTGTATTGTATCCAATGATCCTATCTTTGATGTTTTTCTTTGCAGGGATTATCAATCCTTACTTTTTTAGAGATAGAATGCTTGAAGTTCCCCTCTTTAGTTCGGTGGATTTACATACAAAAAATGATGAAGAAAATTCAGCAATTTTCCATATACAAGCAAATATGTTTTATTTACCAACTTCACAGATGTTTCAGGAAAATACAAAAGTCAAATTTGATCTTTGGCTTGGATTACAGTGTTTTGTAGGACTATCTGGTACTATACTTTGGTGTAAAGAAAATGAGGAAGGAAATTGTGGCGCAATGTGTCAATTAGACAAAATCCCTTATTCATTTTTGATAAAATGGCATTTTTTAAGATTCAAACAAAACTTTAAAAACTTATTTCTAAGAAAATCAATAGTTTAA
- a CDS encoding tetratricopeptide repeat protein has translation MKKFFFFSLFFILFFFFALASESIVSVKLQELRFGILRDQLMNYELSSQTLRERLKQMFLSKDDYMSEVKVNILESGIMNSETEGLDLKMSLRDRFGLYVINSVRFLNFKPALELEEQQKTIIRLQFAFYMERTRKYPIASKKYQELEDSITSSLSDEMAFTLLHHGYCLVMMGEREKAFLKLSKAIDLFPGTHYAENASLLISFLEEGEKKKEDLKNKKKTPDELAYSLFQSGDYEETLKTLESLPVLTKDQSYIKARSMEELGKTSNAVKEYIQLVKQKENKEVAIRANRRLLLIGNFYQENKSLVAFSKEEATKLGDTKAYENIEEGKSLVLKPVIIEKLLKTETASNLSNEETKELNQIKEDIRESLEDSKLETTKLAAVVSEEKIPLVLETEQLAIKSVEPPPLVVKKQVPQVPIQLKVKLRDGREVVCEEVKIEGNLAILQLGSFGLNLPYDLVVSVQVSSDRGVPVKIVTDSGTKAESSRWIQNSSGDWTNPKSSVSPIVRGEVKFFRL, from the coding sequence ATGAAAAAGTTTTTCTTTTTCTCATTGTTTTTTATACTATTTTTCTTTTTTGCTTTGGCCTCTGAATCCATTGTAAGTGTAAAATTACAGGAACTACGATTTGGAATCCTTAGGGACCAATTGATGAATTACGAGCTTTCCTCTCAAACTTTAAGAGAAAGATTGAAACAAATGTTCCTATCCAAAGACGATTATATGTCTGAGGTAAAAGTCAATATTCTGGAATCAGGAATTATGAACTCAGAAACAGAAGGTTTGGACCTCAAAATGAGTTTACGAGATCGTTTTGGTCTTTATGTCATTAATTCTGTACGTTTTTTAAATTTTAAACCAGCTTTAGAGTTAGAAGAACAACAAAAAACAATCATCCGATTACAATTTGCTTTCTATATGGAAAGAACAAGAAAGTATCCAATCGCTTCCAAAAAATACCAGGAGTTAGAAGATTCCATTACCTCTTCTTTATCAGATGAAATGGCTTTCACACTCCTACATCATGGTTATTGTTTGGTGATGATGGGAGAAAGGGAAAAAGCTTTTCTTAAACTTTCAAAGGCAATCGATTTATTTCCAGGTACTCATTACGCAGAAAATGCAAGCCTTCTAATTAGCTTTTTGGAAGAAGGTGAAAAGAAAAAAGAAGATCTTAAAAACAAAAAAAAGACTCCCGATGAATTAGCATACTCGTTATTCCAAAGTGGGGATTACGAAGAAACTTTAAAAACACTAGAATCGCTTCCCGTTCTAACCAAAGACCAATCGTATATCAAAGCAAGATCAATGGAAGAATTGGGTAAAACATCCAATGCTGTAAAAGAATACATTCAACTTGTTAAACAGAAAGAAAACAAAGAAGTAGCAATTCGTGCCAACAGAAGGTTACTCCTTATTGGAAATTTTTACCAAGAAAACAAATCTCTCGTTGCATTTTCTAAAGAAGAGGCAACAAAACTCGGAGACACAAAGGCTTATGAAAATATTGAAGAGGGAAAAAGTTTAGTTCTAAAACCAGTAATTATAGAAAAGCTTCTGAAAACAGAAACAGCATCTAACCTTAGTAATGAAGAAACAAAAGAACTCAATCAAATCAAAGAAGACATTCGTGAATCATTAGAAGATTCTAAGTTAGAAACTACAAAACTAGCAGCTGTTGTTTCGGAAGAAAAAATTCCTCTCGTTTTGGAAACAGAGCAACTTGCGATAAAATCGGTCGAACCTCCTCCACTAGTTGTCAAAAAACAAGTCCCGCAAGTTCCCATCCAATTAAAGGTAAAGTTGCGAGATGGGCGAGAAGTGGTTTGTGAAGAAGTGAAGATTGAAGGAAATCTTGCTATCTTACAGTTGGGATCCTTTGGACTCAACCTTCCGTATGATTTGGTGGTTTCTGTACAAGTTTCAAGTGATAGAGGAGTTCCCGTTAAGATCGTAACCGATTCAGGAACAAAAGCCGAATCTTCCCGTTGGATTCAAAACAGTTCTGGAGATTGGACAAATCCAAAATCTTCCGTTTCTCCCATTGTCAGGGGAGAAGTGAAGTTCTTTCGGCTCTAG